A section of the Deinococcus taeanensis genome encodes:
- a CDS encoding DUF4142 domain-containing protein yields the protein MLNRTLHARILTAALAVVVPTALAGGVGTPPMGPVSTAQVTNNSDVLFMEVATMSNLAEIATSRLALQKSSNAAVRAYAQMMITHHTRAQAELNQLAASKGVTLTDKPGADQRLQGNKLSALSGSAFDAEYKKVQIQGHQMILNLIQTYRSIGKDPATLAYAAKTQPVVQMHLTQAQALPVQ from the coding sequence ATGCTCAATCGCACCCTGCACGCCCGCATCCTCACCGCCGCTCTCGCCGTGGTCGTCCCGACCGCCCTGGCCGGTGGCGTCGGCACGCCCCCCATGGGGCCGGTCTCCACCGCGCAGGTCACGAACAACAGTGACGTGCTGTTCATGGAAGTCGCCACCATGAGCAACCTCGCCGAGATCGCCACGTCCCGCCTGGCCCTGCAGAAGAGCAGCAACGCCGCCGTGCGCGCCTACGCGCAGATGATGATCACCCACCATACCCGCGCGCAGGCTGAACTGAACCAGCTGGCCGCCAGCAAAGGCGTCACCCTGACCGACAAGCCCGGCGCTGACCAGCGCCTGCAGGGCAACAAGCTCAGCGCCCTGAGCGGCAGCGCCTTCGACGCCGAGTACAAGAAAGTGCAGATTCAGGGCCACCAGATGATCCTGAATCTCATCCAGACGTACCGCAGCATCGGCAAGGACCCCGCTACGCTCGCCTACGCCGCCAAGACCCAGCCGGTCGTGCAGATGCACCTGACGCAGGCGCAGGCACTGCCCGTCCAGTAA
- a CDS encoding cupin domain-containing protein: MPNSHWPVRVYRAALSGQAPAAVEAHLAGHGWSAAWRNGIYPYHHYHSTAHEVLVIACGQATLTLGGEGGPTVSVAEGDVLVLPAGTGHRRDAASADLLIIGAYAQGRSWDICRPEQTDPAEAHGRIVQVPDPLRDPVTGEPWSAGP, translated from the coding sequence GTGCCGAACAGTCACTGGCCTGTCCGGGTGTACCGCGCGGCGCTGAGCGGTCAAGCGCCCGCTGCGGTCGAGGCGCACCTGGCTGGACACGGCTGGAGCGCCGCCTGGCGCAACGGAATCTACCCGTACCACCACTACCACTCCACCGCGCATGAGGTGCTCGTGATCGCGTGCGGGCAGGCCACCCTCACGCTGGGGGGTGAGGGCGGTCCCACAGTCAGCGTGGCCGAAGGGGACGTGCTGGTGCTGCCGGCCGGGACCGGGCACCGCCGGGACGCGGCCAGCGCCGACCTGCTGATCATCGGCGCGTACGCGCAGGGGCGGAGCTGGGATATCTGCCGACCTGAGCAGACTGATCCGGCAGAGGCGCACGGGCGAATCGTGCAGGTCCCGGATCCGCTGCGTGACCCTGTAACCGGAGAACCCTGGTCCGCCGGGCCCTGA
- the sufD gene encoding Fe-S cluster assembly protein SufD — MTTFNDQLALVQGPEWLSAKRKESLELFEQLTIPTENVEAWKYTQVSVDFAQLRPHGKRDTAADVTALPASVQERLTGTDVGAYLVLDGPDVVYRTFLPAELAAKGVIFTDLKTAVEQHADKVQQYLYSVVPAEVPDDTTIAAPGTTPSKSPDPSEGKFSALAAALWTNGAFVYVPRGVEVELPLGSFRVMSEAGTYTATRTLVVAEENAQVTFIDEQDSEALPGTYAIGAVELVVKDGARVRYVSIQNWGEGVTHIQRQRGDVARDATLNSLVVTMGGTLSRTEMQSYLRGQGADSEMLALYFANGGQHFDHYTLQHHAAPHAHSDLLYKGVNNDQSVGVFSGMIKVDLGAQKTDAYQKHRTLMLSSEARNYSVPQLEINANDVRCSHGSTTSPVDQEALFFLRSRGISRETAEKMLVTAFLEDVLGRVPLVSVVKYIEGIIAKKVGVA, encoded by the coding sequence ATGACGACATTCAATGATCAGCTGGCGCTGGTGCAGGGCCCCGAGTGGCTCAGCGCGAAACGCAAAGAGAGCCTGGAGCTGTTCGAACAGCTCACTATTCCCACCGAGAACGTGGAAGCCTGGAAGTACACGCAGGTCAGCGTGGACTTCGCTCAGCTGCGCCCGCACGGCAAGCGTGACACTGCCGCCGACGTGACGGCCCTGCCGGCCAGCGTGCAGGAGCGCCTGACCGGCACCGACGTCGGCGCATATCTGGTGCTCGACGGGCCGGACGTCGTGTACCGCACGTTCCTGCCGGCCGAACTCGCCGCGAAGGGTGTGATCTTCACCGACCTGAAAACGGCGGTGGAGCAGCACGCGGACAAGGTGCAGCAGTACCTGTACTCCGTGGTGCCGGCTGAAGTGCCGGACGACACCACCATCGCGGCGCCCGGCACCACGCCGAGCAAGAGCCCGGACCCCAGCGAAGGCAAGTTCAGCGCGCTCGCCGCGGCCCTGTGGACGAACGGCGCGTTCGTGTACGTACCGCGCGGCGTGGAAGTCGAACTGCCGCTGGGCTCCTTCCGCGTCATGAGCGAGGCCGGCACGTACACGGCGACCCGCACGCTCGTCGTGGCCGAGGAGAACGCGCAGGTGACGTTCATTGACGAACAGGACAGCGAGGCGCTGCCCGGAACGTACGCCATCGGCGCAGTGGAACTCGTGGTCAAAGACGGCGCGCGGGTCCGGTACGTCAGTATCCAGAACTGGGGCGAAGGGGTCACGCACATCCAGCGTCAGCGCGGCGACGTGGCCCGGGACGCCACGCTGAACTCCCTGGTCGTCACGATGGGCGGCACACTCTCGCGCACGGAAATGCAGTCCTACCTGCGCGGCCAGGGGGCCGACAGTGAAATGCTGGCCCTGTACTTCGCCAACGGCGGGCAGCACTTCGACCACTACACGCTGCAGCACCACGCCGCGCCGCACGCGCACAGCGACCTGCTGTACAAGGGCGTGAACAACGACCAGTCGGTCGGGGTGTTCAGCGGCATGATCAAGGTGGACCTGGGCGCCCAGAAGACCGACGCCTACCAGAAGCACCGCACCCTGATGCTCAGCAGTGAAGCGCGTAACTACAGCGTGCCGCAGCTGGAAATCAACGCGAACGACGTCCGGTGCAGCCACGGCAGCACGACCAGCCCCGTCGACCAGGAGGCGCTGTTCTTCCTGCGGTCGCGCGGCATCAGCCGGGAAACGGCGGAGAAGATGCTTGTCACGGCGTTCCTCGAAGACGTCCTGGGCCGCGTGCCCCTCGTCAGTGTCGTGAAGTATATCGAGGGCATCATCGCCAAGAAAGTCGGCGTGGCCTGA
- a CDS encoding VOC family protein — protein sequence MKLNHINLGVTDVLQAVDIFQRYFGLRPAGGGMPLDEKMAFLRDDDGALLSMFRVNDVQYPKVFHIGFLQDTPEQVRAVHRQLTDGGFHIPGPSENHGRLTFYFTAPFGVVIEVESFLG from the coding sequence ATGAAACTCAACCACATCAATCTGGGCGTCACGGATGTCCTGCAGGCCGTGGACATCTTCCAGCGGTACTTCGGTCTGCGCCCCGCCGGGGGTGGCATGCCCCTGGACGAGAAGATGGCGTTCCTGCGCGACGATGACGGCGCGCTGCTGTCCATGTTCCGCGTGAATGACGTGCAGTACCCGAAGGTGTTTCACATCGGATTCCTGCAGGACACGCCTGAACAGGTGCGTGCCGTTCACCGGCAGCTGACCGACGGCGGCTTTCACATTCCGGGCCCCAGCGAGAACCATGGACGGCTGACCTTCTACTTCACCGCGCCGTTCGGCGTGGTGATCGAGGTCGAGTCGTTCCTCGGCTGA
- the sufB gene encoding Fe-S cluster assembly protein SufB — MTINPEVNDINATYEYGWSNPERYAIKAPKGLSRGVVEMISKAKDEPQWMLDFRLKALDIFLSKPMPEWGADLSGLNLDEIYYYIKPEGFNSRSWDDVPADVKETFERLGIPEAERAALAGVGAQYESEMVYHNLKEEWEKLGVVFLSIEDGLKEYPELFREHFATIVPPEDNKFAAVNSAVWSGGSFVYVPKGVKVDIPLQTYFRINAESSGQFERTLIIIDEGAQAHYIEGCTAPAYSSDSFHSGVIEIVVKEGARFRYSTIQNWSHNVYNLVTQRAAVYANGVMEWVDGNLGSKVTMKYPACYLLEEGARGEVLSIAMAGRGQHQDAGAKIVHFAPHTSGTIVSKSISKDSGRSSYRGLVKIYEGAKGSKTNVECDALLLDEEARTDTYPYIEIEEKDASVGHEATVSKINDDQILYLQSRGLSEDEAAGLIVRGFIEPIAKELPLEYAVELNRLIELEMEGSVG; from the coding sequence ATGACCATCAACCCTGAAGTGAACGACATCAACGCCACGTACGAGTACGGGTGGAGCAACCCGGAACGGTACGCGATCAAGGCCCCCAAGGGCCTGAGCCGCGGCGTCGTGGAAATGATCAGCAAAGCCAAGGACGAACCCCAGTGGATGCTGGACTTCCGCCTCAAGGCCCTGGACATCTTCCTGAGCAAACCCATGCCCGAGTGGGGCGCGGACCTGTCGGGCCTGAACCTCGACGAGATCTACTACTACATCAAGCCCGAAGGCTTCAACTCGCGCTCCTGGGATGACGTGCCGGCCGACGTGAAGGAAACCTTCGAGCGTCTGGGCATTCCCGAAGCCGAGCGCGCCGCGCTGGCGGGTGTGGGCGCGCAGTACGAATCGGAAATGGTGTACCACAACCTCAAGGAAGAGTGGGAGAAGCTCGGCGTGGTGTTCCTCAGCATCGAGGACGGCCTCAAGGAGTACCCCGAACTGTTCCGCGAGCACTTCGCGACCATCGTGCCTCCCGAGGACAACAAGTTCGCGGCCGTGAACTCCGCCGTGTGGTCCGGCGGCAGCTTCGTCTACGTGCCCAAGGGCGTCAAGGTCGACATTCCCCTGCAGACGTACTTCCGCATCAACGCCGAGAGCAGCGGGCAGTTCGAACGTACGCTGATCATCATCGATGAGGGCGCGCAGGCGCACTACATCGAGGGCTGCACGGCCCCCGCCTACAGCAGTGACTCCTTCCACTCCGGCGTGATCGAGATCGTCGTGAAGGAAGGCGCCCGCTTCCGCTACAGCACCATTCAGAACTGGAGCCACAACGTCTACAACCTCGTGACCCAGCGCGCCGCCGTGTACGCCAACGGCGTGATGGAATGGGTGGACGGCAACCTGGGCAGTAAGGTCACCATGAAGTACCCTGCCTGTTACCTGCTCGAAGAAGGCGCGCGTGGCGAGGTTCTCTCGATCGCCATGGCCGGCCGCGGACAGCATCAGGACGCCGGAGCGAAGATTGTGCACTTCGCGCCGCACACGAGCGGCACCATCGTCTCCAAGAGCATCAGCAAGGACTCGGGGCGCAGCAGCTACCGCGGCCTCGTGAAAATCTACGAGGGCGCCAAGGGCTCCAAGACGAACGTGGAATGCGACGCTCTGCTGCTGGATGAGGAAGCCCGCACCGACACGTACCCCTACATTGAAATTGAGGAGAAGGACGCCAGCGTGGGTCACGAGGCCACCGTCTCCAAGATTAATGACGACCAGATCCTGTACCTCCAGAGCCGTGGCCTGAGCGAGGACGAGGCCGCGGGCCTGATCGTGCGCGGCTTCATCGAGCCGATTGCCAAGGAACTCCCGCTGGAGTACGCCGTGGAACTCAACCGCCTGATCGAACTGGAAATGGAAGGTTCGGTCGGCTGA
- the sufC gene encoding Fe-S cluster assembly ATPase SufC encodes MTHQLEIRNLHASVGDQPILRGINLTVPRGELHAIMGPNGNGKSTLAKVIVGDPEYTVTEGEVLVDGQNILEMEPDERARLGVFLAFQYPVEIPGVTIANFLRLAMQARKAEGEEVSFSEFYGKLQGALKTLEWDESIVERYLNAGFSGGEKKRNEILQMLMLEPNYIIMDETDSGLDVDALKIVAKGVNSMRGEQLGGLIITHYQRLLDYITPDKVHIIVNGRVVQSGGPELARRLDTEGYDWVKELATA; translated from the coding sequence ATGACCCATCAGCTCGAAATCCGTAACCTGCACGCCAGTGTCGGCGACCAGCCCATCCTCCGCGGCATCAACCTCACCGTGCCCCGCGGCGAACTGCACGCCATCATGGGACCGAACGGCAACGGCAAGAGCACCCTCGCCAAGGTGATCGTCGGGGATCCCGAGTACACCGTGACCGAAGGTGAAGTCCTGGTCGACGGCCAGAACATCCTGGAGATGGAACCCGACGAGCGCGCCCGCCTCGGCGTCTTCCTGGCCTTCCAGTACCCCGTCGAGATTCCCGGCGTGACCATCGCCAACTTCCTGCGCCTGGCCATGCAGGCCCGCAAGGCCGAAGGCGAGGAAGTGTCGTTCAGCGAGTTCTACGGCAAGCTGCAGGGCGCCCTGAAGACCCTCGAATGGGACGAGAGCATCGTCGAGCGTTACCTGAACGCCGGGTTCTCCGGCGGCGAGAAGAAACGCAACGAGATCCTGCAGATGCTGATGCTGGAACCCAACTACATCATCATGGACGAAACCGACTCCGGCCTGGACGTCGACGCCCTGAAGATTGTGGCCAAGGGCGTCAACAGCATGCGCGGCGAGCAGCTCGGCGGCCTGATCATCACCCACTACCAGCGCCTCCTGGACTACATCACCCCGGACAAGGTGCACATCATCGTGAACGGCCGGGTCGTGCAGAGCGGCGGCCCCGAACTGGCCCGCCGCCTGGACACCGAAGGCTACGACTGGGTCAAGGAACTCGCCACGGCCTGA
- a CDS encoding MotA/TolQ/ExbB proton channel family protein encodes MTLLDLARAAGPLLWVLLALSLYVVYLTAARAQALTRLGQDARTLIERARAVTAESGPVAALAEVDRAAHPSPAAQVLRAGLARADRGVSTAESAMHSALLAEDARAYAGLSALGTAAQVAPLLGLLGTVIGMVRSFLVFSQTSAPTPAQLATGISEALINTAAGLIVAVIAYVARGALRARADRIMIQAEQVTEDLPSWLARPGALTPAPRTDTRLPEVALTFSGAQ; translated from the coding sequence GTGACCCTCCTCGACCTTGCCCGCGCCGCCGGCCCCCTGCTGTGGGTGCTGCTGGCCCTGTCCCTGTACGTCGTGTACCTCACCGCCGCACGCGCCCAGGCCCTGACGCGCCTCGGACAGGACGCCCGCACCCTCATCGAACGTGCCCGCGCCGTCACCGCCGAAAGCGGCCCCGTCGCCGCCCTCGCCGAAGTGGACCGCGCCGCCCACCCCAGCCCCGCCGCGCAGGTCCTGCGCGCCGGCCTTGCCCGCGCCGACCGCGGCGTCAGCACCGCCGAAAGCGCCATGCACTCCGCCCTTCTCGCCGAGGACGCCCGCGCCTACGCCGGCCTGAGCGCCCTCGGCACCGCCGCGCAGGTCGCCCCCCTGCTGGGCCTGCTCGGCACGGTCATCGGCATGGTCCGTTCCTTCCTGGTGTTCAGCCAGACCAGCGCCCCCACCCCCGCACAACTCGCCACCGGCATCAGCGAAGCCCTGATCAATACCGCCGCCGGCCTGATTGTCGCGGTGATCGCCTACGTCGCCCGCGGCGCTCTGCGCGCCCGCGCCGACCGGATCATGATCCAGGCCGAACAGGTGACCGAAGACCTCCCCAGCTGGCTCGCCCGCCCCGGCGCGCTCACACCCGCACCCCGCACCGACACCCGCCTGCCCGAAGTGGCCCTCACCTTCAGCGGCGCCCAGTGA
- a CDS encoding ExbD/TolR family protein: MIRRTRRFRADHDPVTFDFAPMVDIVLLLLIFFFLTSTLGARQNALPLDLPRASRTVQETPDLPIVSVNRAGQVFLNGQATTLTRLGTQLKPLAAASGGVVGVRADKRGSYGTVVSVMDEIKKAGGTRLALGTQTETP; the protein is encoded by the coding sequence ATGATCCGGCGCACCCGCCGCTTCCGTGCCGACCACGACCCCGTCACCTTCGACTTCGCGCCCATGGTGGACATCGTGCTGCTGCTGCTGATCTTCTTCTTCCTGACCAGCACCCTCGGCGCGCGGCAGAACGCCCTGCCGCTCGACCTGCCCCGCGCCAGCCGCACCGTGCAGGAAACCCCGGACCTGCCCATCGTCAGCGTGAACCGCGCCGGGCAGGTGTTCCTGAACGGCCAGGCCACCACCCTCACCAGACTGGGCACGCAGCTCAAACCGCTCGCTGCCGCGTCCGGCGGCGTGGTCGGCGTCCGCGCAGACAAACGCGGCAGCTACGGCACCGTCGTCAGTGTCATGGACGAGATCAAGAAAGCCGGCGGCACCCGCCTCGCCCTGGGCACCCAGACAGAGACCCCATGA
- a CDS encoding type III pantothenate kinase: MPAFPLLAVDIGNTSTVIGLADEQLNLTHTWRVRTNRDVLPDDLALQLSGLFTLAGAQAPHAAVLSSVAPPVGQNYALALRRHFGVEAFEVSATNLPDVRVELDIPDAVGADRLCNLFGAERYLAQHEYAVVVDFGTSTNFDVIGRGRRFLGGVLATGAQVSADALFARAAKLPRITLQAPQSAIGRNTTHALQSGLVFGYAEMVDGLLRRIRSELPGDAVAIATGGFARTIEGICREIDHYDETLTLRGLVELWATR, encoded by the coding sequence GTGCCCGCCTTTCCCCTTCTGGCCGTGGATATCGGCAACACCAGTACCGTGATCGGCCTGGCCGACGAGCAGCTGAATCTCACGCACACCTGGCGGGTCCGCACGAACCGCGACGTGCTTCCCGACGACCTGGCGCTGCAGCTCAGCGGGCTGTTCACGCTGGCCGGCGCGCAGGCGCCCCACGCGGCGGTGCTGAGCAGCGTGGCGCCCCCGGTAGGACAGAATTACGCGCTGGCGCTGCGGCGGCACTTCGGGGTGGAGGCGTTCGAGGTGAGCGCCACGAACCTCCCGGACGTGCGCGTGGAACTGGACATCCCCGACGCGGTGGGCGCCGACCGCCTGTGCAACCTGTTCGGCGCCGAGCGGTACCTGGCGCAGCACGAGTATGCGGTCGTCGTGGACTTCGGCACGAGCACGAACTTCGACGTGATCGGGCGGGGCCGCCGCTTCCTTGGGGGGGTCCTGGCGACCGGCGCGCAGGTCAGCGCGGACGCGCTGTTCGCCCGCGCGGCGAAACTGCCGCGCATCACGCTGCAGGCGCCCCAGTCGGCGATTGGCAGGAACACCACGCACGCCCTGCAGTCGGGGCTGGTGTTCGGCTACGCGGAGATGGTGGACGGCCTGCTGCGCCGCATCCGCAGCGAGCTGCCCGGCGACGCCGTGGCCATTGCCACCGGGGGCTTTGCGCGCACCATTGAAGGCATCTGCCGGGAGATCGACCACTACGACGAGACACTGACGCTGCGCGGCCTTGTGGAACTCTGGGCGACCCGCTGA
- a CDS encoding zinc-dependent alcohol dehydrogenase gives MKAIIWQGTNKVGVETVPDPTLLLPTDVIVKITSTAICGSDLHLLDGVIPSMEKGDILGHEFMGEIVEVGRDVKKLKAGDRVIVPFNIACGLCDPCQRGLFSACDNSNPNHRMAEALYGASGGGLFGYSHMYGGYAGGQAQFVRVPFADINAHRIETDLRDEQVLFLTDIFPTGYQAAEQCGIQPGRDVVAVFGAGPVGQFAARSALMLGAAHVIVVDRVPERLAMAEAAGCQTINYEQEDALVALREATGGRGPDHVIDAVGMEAHGHGPGALVDTAKQRLRLSFDRITALRWALLSCAKGGTVSLPGVYGGLIDKVPMGAAFAKGLTFRMGQTHTHRYVAPLLSRIESGEIDPSFVITHRAALDDAPELYRTFRDKHDGCIKVVLNPWA, from the coding sequence ATGAAGGCCATCATCTGGCAGGGCACGAACAAGGTGGGCGTGGAGACCGTTCCGGACCCGACGCTGCTGCTCCCCACGGACGTCATCGTGAAGATCACCTCCACGGCCATCTGCGGCTCGGACCTGCACCTGCTGGACGGCGTGATTCCCAGCATGGAGAAGGGCGACATCCTGGGGCACGAGTTCATGGGGGAGATCGTCGAGGTGGGCCGGGACGTGAAGAAGCTCAAGGCCGGCGACAGGGTGATCGTGCCGTTCAACATTGCGTGCGGCTTGTGCGACCCGTGCCAGCGGGGCCTGTTCAGCGCGTGTGACAACTCCAACCCCAACCACCGCATGGCCGAGGCCCTGTACGGCGCGAGTGGCGGCGGTCTGTTCGGGTACTCGCACATGTACGGCGGGTACGCGGGCGGGCAGGCGCAGTTCGTGCGGGTGCCGTTCGCGGACATCAACGCGCACCGCATCGAAACGGACCTGCGCGACGAGCAGGTGTTGTTCCTCACGGACATCTTCCCCACCGGGTACCAGGCGGCCGAGCAGTGCGGCATCCAGCCCGGCCGGGACGTGGTGGCGGTGTTCGGGGCGGGCCCGGTGGGGCAGTTCGCGGCGCGCAGCGCCCTGATGCTGGGCGCCGCGCACGTGATCGTGGTGGACCGCGTGCCCGAACGGCTCGCGATGGCCGAGGCGGCCGGCTGCCAGACCATCAACTACGAGCAGGAGGACGCCCTGGTCGCGCTGCGGGAAGCGACGGGTGGGCGCGGCCCGGACCATGTGATCGACGCGGTGGGCATGGAAGCGCACGGGCACGGGCCCGGCGCGCTGGTGGACACCGCCAAGCAGCGGCTGCGCCTGAGTTTCGACCGGATCACGGCGCTGCGCTGGGCCCTGCTGAGCTGCGCGAAGGGCGGCACGGTGAGTCTGCCGGGGGTGTACGGCGGCCTGATCGACAAGGTGCCCATGGGCGCCGCGTTCGCCAAGGGCCTGACGTTCCGGATGGGTCAGACGCACACGCACCGCTACGTGGCGCCGCTGCTGTCCCGCATCGAATCGGGCGAGATCGACCCGAGTTTCGTGATCACGCACCGCGCGGCGCTGGACGACGCGCCGGAGCTGTACCGCACCTTCCGTGACAAGCACGACGGGTGCATCAAGGTCGTCCTGAACCCCTGGGCCTGA
- a CDS encoding SRPBCC family protein produces MSSDDQKPVPVSPADAPAAEPASETTGETGASLPALERSVMGSVGVALMGAGLRSARPLQKIVLGSVGAGLAAMAATGRNPLATALKIRQTGDGEVLVSDGVTIGKPAQGLYAVWRDLPNLPNLMRHLQSVEVIDERRSRWTVKAPTGTVSWEAEITADEPGRRLAWQSLPGAAIENHGEVLFRPAPGNRGTEVVVRLAYRPPAGSVGAVVARVVGEEPSQQLRDDLTRFKREQELGFAPTTEGQSSGRAAGGQA; encoded by the coding sequence ATGAGTTCAGATGATCAGAAGCCGGTGCCCGTGTCCCCAGCCGACGCTCCTGCGGCAGAGCCTGCCAGCGAGACGACGGGCGAGACCGGCGCGTCCCTGCCCGCGCTGGAGCGTTCCGTGATGGGGAGTGTGGGGGTCGCGCTGATGGGCGCGGGACTGCGCAGCGCCCGGCCACTGCAGAAGATCGTGCTGGGCAGCGTCGGTGCGGGACTAGCCGCGATGGCCGCCACCGGACGCAACCCGCTGGCCACCGCCCTGAAGATCCGCCAGACCGGTGACGGTGAGGTGCTCGTATCGGACGGCGTCACGATCGGGAAGCCCGCCCAGGGCCTGTACGCGGTGTGGCGCGACCTGCCCAACCTCCCGAACCTGATGCGGCACCTGCAGAGCGTGGAAGTGATTGACGAGCGGCGCTCCCGCTGGACGGTGAAAGCTCCCACCGGCACGGTGAGCTGGGAGGCGGAAATCACGGCGGACGAACCGGGGCGCCGCCTGGCGTGGCAGTCGCTGCCTGGCGCGGCCATCGAGAATCACGGGGAGGTGCTGTTCCGACCGGCGCCCGGCAACCGCGGCACGGAAGTCGTGGTGCGCCTCGCGTACCGCCCGCCGGCAGGTTCGGTGGGGGCCGTGGTGGCGCGGGTGGTGGGTGAGGAGCCCTCACAGCAGTTGCGGGATGACCTGACGCGCTTCAAGCGGGAGCAGGAGCTGGGTTTCGCTCCCACCACCGAAGGGCAGAGCAGCGGCCGCGCCGCAGGAGGACAGGCATGA
- a CDS encoding SDR family NAD(P)-dependent oxidoreductase has protein sequence MRVPKRLWLTAALGAVAARRLLTPLYDLQGRRVLITGGSRGLGLALAEEFLKRGARVTLLARTAEDLQRAQAHLAAGERVHTVTGDVTAAADVERAVQETVRAHGGMDVLVHNAGIIQLGPLANMTEADFRLVMEVNAMAPLRLVRAALPHLRGGGRVVIVSSLGGKVAIPHLGPYSMSKFASAGLGQALRTELAREGVTVSTVMPGLIRTGSPLNAPVKGQHSREYALFATMATLPVLSINTGEAARRIVNALVRGNAETMVGGPAWVLRMAQAVAPQLTADLLALGNRLLPAPGPTNETRVGREVEGTITQANPMKRAAEDRFNQREAHGHGPQGLPN, from the coding sequence ATGCGAGTGCCTAAACGACTGTGGTTGACGGCCGCCCTGGGTGCCGTCGCGGCCCGCCGACTCCTGACGCCCCTGTACGACCTGCAGGGGCGGCGCGTACTGATCACCGGGGGGTCGCGTGGACTGGGCCTGGCGCTGGCCGAGGAGTTCCTGAAGCGCGGTGCGCGCGTGACCCTGCTGGCCCGCACCGCCGAGGATCTGCAGCGGGCGCAGGCGCACCTCGCCGCCGGGGAACGGGTGCATACCGTGACGGGGGACGTGACGGCCGCGGCAGACGTGGAACGCGCCGTGCAGGAAACGGTGCGGGCGCACGGGGGGATGGACGTGCTGGTGCACAACGCCGGGATCATTCAGCTGGGACCGCTGGCGAACATGACCGAGGCGGACTTCCGGCTGGTGATGGAAGTGAACGCCATGGCGCCGCTGCGGCTGGTCCGGGCGGCGCTGCCGCACCTGCGCGGCGGGGGGCGCGTGGTGATCGTGTCGTCGCTGGGCGGCAAGGTGGCCATTCCGCACCTGGGCCCGTACTCGATGAGCAAGTTCGCCTCGGCGGGCCTGGGGCAGGCGCTGCGAACGGAACTGGCGCGCGAGGGCGTCACCGTGTCGACGGTCATGCCGGGCCTGATCCGCACGGGCAGTCCGCTGAACGCCCCCGTCAAGGGCCAGCACAGCCGGGAGTACGCGCTGTTCGCCACGATGGCGACCCTGCCCGTGCTGTCGATCAACACGGGAGAGGCGGCCAGGCGCATCGTGAACGCGCTGGTGCGCGGGAACGCGGAAACCATGGTGGGCGGCCCGGCATGGGTGCTGCGGATGGCGCAGGCCGTGGCGCCGCAGCTCACGGCGGACCTGCTGGCGCTGGGCAACCGGCTGCTGCCTGCGCCCGGGCCCACCAACGAGACCCGGGTGGGCCGCGAGGTGGAAGGCACGATCACCCAGGCCAATCCCATGAAGCGGGCCGCGGAGGACCGGTTCAATCAGCGTGAGGCGCACGGTCACGGGCCGCAGGGTCTGCCGAACTGA